In the Streptomyces coeruleoprunus genome, TCGCCGAGTACATGGGCTACCAGACGATCAACGAGGCCACGGACCGCTACCCGGACACCTGGATCGACTTCGGCGTCGCCCGCAAGGCCTGGGGCTACGACGCCGACCAGCGCCCCTCCACGCACCCCGTCGCCCCCGACCCGGACGCCGTGCCCGACACCGCCTCCGCGCTGCTCAACTTCGACGGCATCTCGTACGCCAAGGGCGCCTCCGCGCTGCGCCAGCTCGTCGCGTGGATGGGGGAGAAGGAGTTCCTCGCCGGCATCAACAACCACTTCGCCCGGCACAAGTTCAGCAACGCGACCCTCGCCGACTTCATCGACAACCTGGCCTCCGCCACCGACCGCGACGTCCACGGGTGGGCCGAGGCGTGGCTGCGCACCACCGGCATCGACACGCTCACCGCCACCGTCGACGCCCCGCCCGGACGCTGGGCCCTGACCCTCGCCAACGACGGCACCCGCCCCCACCGCATCACCGTCGGCGTGTACGACCGCGACCTCAGCGACGGCCGCAGCCTCGTCCTGCGCGAGCGGTACGAGACGGACGTCCCGCAGGACGGCGGGCCCGAGGTCCGGTCCGGGAACCGCCCGGCCCTCGTCGTCCCCAACGAGCTGGACCTCACCTACGCCAAGATCCGCCTCGACGGGACGTCCGAGGAGACCGCCCTGCGCACCCTGTCCGGAGTGCCCGACCCGCTGACCCGGGCGCTGCTCTGGAACACCCTGCGCGACATGGTCCGCGACGGCGAACTCGAACCGGTGGCCTACCTGGAGACCGCCCGCGCCCACCTGCCCGAGGAGACCGACGTCGCCATCGTCCAGGGCGTCCTCGGCTTCGCCGCCGACCAGATCGCGGGCCGCTACCTGCCCGCCGACGACCGGCCCGCGGCGCTCGCCACGCTCACCGAGCTGACCCGCGACCTCATCCGCCGCACCGAGGACGGCCGCAACCCGGGCCTGCGCCTCACCGCCGTACGCCACTTCATCGACTGCACCGACCGCACGGGCACCCTCCACGGCTGGCTCGGCGACGGTGGCATCCCCGGCGGACCCGACCTCGACCCCGAGCTGCGCTGGCGGATCCTGAGCCGCCTCGCCGTCCTCGGCGCCACCGACGAGGACGCCATCGCCGCCGAGCTGGCGCGCGACCCCAGCGCGACCGGCCAGGAAGGCGCCGCCCGCTGCCGCGCCGCCCTCCCCACGCCCGAGGCCAAGGAGGCGGCCTGGCAGCAGCTGTTCGCCAACGACGACCTGTCCAACTACCTGTTCAACGCCACCGCCCAGGGCTTCTGGCAGCCCGAGCAGACCGGCCTCCTGCACGACTACGTCGGCCGCTACTACCCGCCGCCGCCGCCCTCGCCGCCCGCCGCGGCCCCGCCATCGCCACGGCGGCCGGCCGGTACGCGTTCCCGGGCTACGCCGTCACGGCCGACAACCTGCGCCTCGGCGAGGAGACCCTCACCCGCGACGACCTGACCCCGGCCCTCCGCCGCCAGCTCGTCGACCGGCTCGACGACCTCCGCCGCGCCCTCCGCGTCCGCGAGAGCTGAGCCACCCGCCACCCACCACGCGCCCCGGCCCACCGGCCGGCCGCACACCACGAGGCGCCCCGGCCCACCGGCCGGGGCGCCTCGTGCGTACCGGACCGGGGGCCGCCCGCCTACCGCCGCCCATCACCCGATCCGCTGAAATCCCCTCACAGCACGCCCACATGGCGCACGCTCGGTACACGCTGGCTCACAGAACGTCACACGCACAGCGTCACCCACCCGGAAGGCAGCACCGACCGATGACCGGTACCGGCACACCCCCGCAACAGCCCGAGCAGCCCCTGGACCTGATCGGCATCGGCATCGGCCCCAGCAACCTCTCCCTCGCCGCCCTCGCCCACGGCGTCCCCGGAGGCCTCGCCACCGCCTTCTACGAGCAGCGCCCCGCCTTCGAGTGGCACCCCGGCCTCCTCATCGAGGGCACCACCCTCCAGGCCCCCTTCCTCGCCGACCTGGTGACCCTCGCCGACCCGACCAGCCCCTGGTCGTTCCTCAACTACCTCCGCGGCCGCGACCGCCTCTTCCCCTTCTATTTCGCCCAGCGCCTCCACACCCACCGCGCCGAGTACGACGCCTACTGCCGCTGGGTCGCCGACCACCTGCCCGGGCTGCACTTCGGGCACCAGGTCGACTCCGTCCGCTGGAACGCCGAGCTGGACCTCTTCGAGGTCGACTACACCCAGCTCGACGCCGACGGCGAGGCGGAGGCCCTGGGCCGCGTCCACACCCGCCACATCGCTCTCGGCGTCGGCACCGAGCCGTACGTCCCCGAGCCCCTCAAGCCCCTCGTCGAGGCGCCCGCCGTCCCCGTCCTGCACTCCGCGGACTACCTCGCCCACCGCGAACGGCTGCTGGCGGCGGACCACGTGACGGTCATCGGCTCCGGCCAGTCCGGCGCCGAGGTCTTCCTCGACCTCCTGCGCACCCGGCCCCCGGGCCGCGAGAAGATCCACTGGCTCACGCGCAGTGAGGCCTTCGCCCCCGCGGAACACTCCAAGCTGGGCCTCGAACACTTCACTCCGGACTACAGCCGCTACTTCCAGGCCCTGCCCGAGCACGTACGCAACGACCTCGTCCCGCAGCAGTGGCAGCTGCACCGCGCCATCGACGCCGGCACGATCGCCGCCATCCACGACGAGTTGTACCGCCGCACCCTCCACGGCGGCTGGCCCGACGCCGTCCTCACCCCCGGCGTCCGCGTCCGCACCGCGGGCCGCCTCGCCACCACCAAGGTGGAGCTGCACCTGGAGCACCTCCAGCAGGGCACCCGCTCCCGCCTCACCACCGACGCCGTCGTCCTCGCCACCGGCTACCGCGAGCGCCCCCTGCACCGCGTGCTCGCCGCGCTCGACCCCTACATGCGCCGCGACTCCAAGGAGCGCCCCCGCATCGACGACCACCACCGCCTGGTCCTCGACCCGTCCGTCACCGGCTCCGTCTACGTCCAGAACGCCGAGACCCACACCCACGGCGTCGGCGCCCCCGGCCACGGCCTGACCGCCTGGCGCAGCGCCACCGTCCTCAACCACCTCACCGGCAAGCAGCCCTACCCCCTGCCGGACCGCACCGCCTTCACCAGCTTCGGCCTGGAGCGGCGTGAGCCCCCGCGGATCCCCACCCAGGGACGGACGCTCACGCCGCTCGAACAGCAGGTCTGAACCCACCGGCGGGCTCAGAACACCGGCACGCCCTCACGGGTCAGCCGCCAGCCCACCGACGCGAACTCGGCCGGGTCCAGCGCGCCCTTCGCCTGCACCCACTGGATGATCGTGTTACGGATCTCGTCCGAGTTCGCCCACAGCTGCTTCGCCGACGCGACGTGCGGGAACGCGCCGCCGCCGTTCGCCCGGTAGTTGTTCACGGCCAGCACGAACTCGGCGGCCGGGTCGACCGGAGCGCCCCCGAACGACAGGTTCACGATCCGCGAGCCCACCGGCTGCGCGATGTCGATGTCGTACGTCAGGCCGTACACCGCGTCGTAGTTGTAGTCCGGCGTGCCGTCCGCGTTCGTCAGCTTCGCGGTGTCCACGGCGGCGTCCTTCGGCGTGCGCACGTAGTACTTCGCCGAGTACTCCAGGTACTCCTTCAGCTGGGCGCCGGTCATCAGCCGGGCCTCCAGCGTGTTCTCGAACGGGTACAGCCCCGCCGCGTCCCGGATCGTGATCTTTCCGGCCGGGATGGCCGCGGTCCGCGAGAAGCACGAGGCCTGCGAAAGGACCGGCAGCGCGGCGTACGCCCCGCCCGCCAGGGCCGTCTTCACGGTCTCCGCCTGCACGTGGTTGATCAGGTCGATGATCGGCTCGTCCCGCCACGGCGCCTGCGCGGTCGACATGACGACCGGCGACGTGCCGATGACCTGGTTGACGTACGCCACGACCTTCTCGTGCTCGTCGGCGAGGAGCTTCACGATCTCCGGGTCCTCCTCGACGGTGTTCGAGTTCAGCACCTGCGCGCCGACCTTCTCGACCACCCAGCGGCCCTTCGACCACACCACGTCGATGTCGAACAGCGTCAGCCGCTGCCCCCACTTCAGCGGCTCCGACAGCACGACCTCCTTGCCGGTCTGCTTGTTCGCCACCCGGTACTCGGGGATCTCCGTGTGGGCGTGGCCCACCAGGATCGCGTCGATGCCCGGCACCTGCTCGGCCACCAACGCCGCCGCGTTCTCGATGTACGGCAGCTGGTCCCCGTACGAGGAGGTGCCGCTGGAACCGGAGTGCGCGGAGACGATCACGACGTCGGCGCCCATGGAGCGGAGCTTCGGCACCCAGTGCGCCGCCTGCTCCTCCAGGCCCGGGAACACCATCTTCCCGGCGACGTTCGCCTTGTCCCAGATGGCGATGCCCGGGTTCGTCAGGCCGAGCACGGCCACCCGCACGTCCCGCCCGCAGGGCGTCCGCAGACGGTGCATGCTGTACGGCGGGAAGGCCGGCCGCAGCGTCTTCGCGTCCAGCGCGTTGGCGCCGAGCAGCGGGAAGTCGCACTGCTCCTCGAACTTCCGCAGGACCGGGATGCCGTAGTTGAACTCGTGGTTGCCGAGGGCCGCCGCGTCGTAGCCGATGGCGTTCATGGCCTGAGCCATCGGGTGGACCGGCCCGGCCTCCGCGGTGATCGGGTCGACCTTGGCGTAGTAGTAGGACAGCTGGGTGCCCTGGATCGTGTCACCCGCGTCGATCAGCAGCGTGTTGCGCGGGCCGCGCTCCGCGCGGACCTGGTTCACGAGCGTGGAGATCTTCGCCAGGCCGACGTCGTTGTGGGCCTTGTCGTCGAACTCCCGGTTCGTGAAGTAGTCCCAGTTGAAGACGTTGCCGTGCAGGTCGGTCGTACCCATCACGGTGAAGGAGTAGCGCTTGGGCGCCCTGGCCGCCTCCGGCGCCACGGCGGCTGCCGGTGTGGCCGCCGCCACTCCACCGGCCACGGCCACACCGGCACCAACGGCGGCGGACCGCCCCAGAAAACCCCTACGGTTGAGCGCCATCGAATCTCCCTCGCTCCGTTCGCACAACGCGCGTAGACATAACGCGCGTAGATTCTGGCCCAGCCGCCTCGCCCCCGAACAGTCCCACCAGGTTTCGATCTGGTGACCACGTGCCAAAGACTCCCCATGGCCACCCCCACACCCGAGGCACCCCACATCACCGTCCGCGGCGAGGCGCGTGTCGAGGCCGAGCCCGAGACCGCCCGCATCGGCGTCACGCTCACCGCGCGCGGTACCGACCGCCGGGCCACCCTCGACGACCTCACCCGCCGCAACGACGCGGCCCTCGCTCTCATCCAGCAGTACGACGAAGCCGTCGAAAGCCTGGAAACCGGGGCGTTCTCCCTCACTCCCGAACTGACCCGGCGCAACAGGGGCGAACGCGTCCACGCCTACCACGGCACCGTCCACCTCGCCGCCACCCTCCACGACTTCACCGCGCTCGGCGAACTCACCACCCGCCTCGCCGACCTCGACCTCACTCGCGTCGACGGCCCCTGGTGGGCCCTGCGCCCCACCTCGCCGGCCTACGCCCGGGCCCGCAGGGAGGCCGTCGAGGACGCCGTCCAGCGCGCCCGCACCTACGCCCGCGCGCTCGGCACCGACCTCGACGCCCTGCTGGAACTCAACGACACCGCCGCCGACATGCCCGTCCCCTTCGGCGGCGCCGCGCCCCGCATGGCCTTCGCCGCCGAGGCCGCCGAGGCCGCGCCGCCCCTCGCCCTCGAACCGCAGCGCCAGACCGTCGTCGCGCACATCGACGCCCGCTTCACGCTGCACCCGCCGACCCTCTGACACATGCTCATCGGAGCGCCCCACTGCACACTTCAACACTTGTCAACACCCCTGTATGAAAGGGGCGTTGGCCGTCGTCCACAGCCCGACTTCTACCGGCCGGTAAGCCATAGGCTCGCCCCATGCGCCGAGCCAAAATCGTCTGCACCCTGGGCCCAGCCACCCATACATACGACCAGATCAAGGCACTCGTCGAAGCGGGCATGGACATCGCCCGCCTCAACCTCAGCCACGGCAGCTACGCCGACCACGAGGAACGGTACGCACGCGTACGCAAGGCCGCCGAGGAGACGGGCCGCAGTGTGGGCGTCCTCGCCGACCTTCAAGGCCCGAAGATCCGCCTCGGCCGCTTCCGCGAAGGTCCCGTACTGCTTGAACGCGGCGACACCTTCACCATCACCACCGAGCCCACCGAGGGCGACCGCCACCACTGCGGCACGACGTACGCCGGCCTCGCCGCCGACGTCACCCCCGGCGAGCGCGTCCTCGTCGACGACGGCCGCGTCGCCCTCCGGGTCACCGAGGTCGACGGCCCCCGTGTCCGCACCACCGTCCTCGAAGGCGGCATGGTCTCCGACAACAAGGGCCTCAACCTCCCCGGCGTCGCCGTCTCGGTGCCCGCGCTCTCCGAGAAGGACGTCGAGGACCTCCGCTGGGCGCTGCGCACCGGCGCCGACATCATCGCCCTGTCGTTCGTCCGCAGCGGCCGGGACGTCGAGGACGTCCACCGCGTGATGGACGAGGAGGGCCGCCGCGTCCCCGTCATCGCCAAGATCGAGAAGCCCCAGGCCGTCAGCGCCGTCGACGACATCGTCGCCGCCTTCGACGGGATCATGGTCGCCCGTGGCGACCTCGGCGTCGAGATGCCCCTCGAACAGGTCCCGATCGTCCAGAAGCGCGCCATCAAGCTCGCCAGGCGCAACGCCAAGCCGGTCATCGTGGCCACCCAGATGCTCGACTCGATGATCGACAACTCCCGGCCCACCCGCGCCGAGGCCAGCGACGTCGCCAACGCCGTCATCGACGGCACCGACGCCGTCATGCTCTCCGGCGAGACGAGCGTCGGCCGCTACCCGATGGAGACGGTCCGCACCATGAGCCGGATCGTCGAGGCGGCCGAGGAGGACGTGCTCGCCAAGGGGCTGCCCCCGCTGACCGACCGCAACAAGCCCCGGACGCAGGGAGGCGCCGTCGCCCGCGCGGCCGCCGAGATGGGCGACTTCCTGGGCGCCAAGTTCCTGGTGGCCTTCACGCAGTCCGGGGACACCGCCCGCCGCCTCAGCCGCTACCGCTCGCCGATCCCGCTGCTCGCCTTCACGCCGGACCCCGCGACGCGCTCCCAGCTCAACCTGACGTGGGGCGTCGAGACCTTCCTGGGTCCGCACGTGGAGTCCACGGACGCGATGGTCGCCCAGGTGGACGACCACCTGCTGAAGATCGGGCGCTGTCAGAAGGGGGACATCGTGATCATCACGGCCGGTTCCCCGCCGGGTGTCCCGGGCTCCACGAACCTGGTCCGCGTCCACCACATCGGCGACCCGGTGCGCTAGCGACCGCTTCGATCACGCTGACGGCGCCGTAAGGGGTGACCTTGGAATCCCCGAAAAAGTACCCCGGGTGGGATTCGAACCCACGCTATATGGTGTTTGAGACCATTGCCTCTACCGCTGGGCTACCGGGCATCCTTCGAAACGAAGGTCGGCTGAGACCCTGTTGGCTCCTACCTTACAGGAGCTGGGTAGGCTCATGGGGAGCTATGCCTGTCCCCAACGAGGAGCCTCCTTGACCGCCCCCGAGTCGCCCCAGCAGCCCGTCGCCGACGACGACAAGTCGCACGTCCCGCCGCTGACGACCCGCGTCGTCATCGCCGAGGACGAGGCCCTCATCCGTCTCGATCTCAAGGAGATGCTGGAGGAGGAGGGCTACACCGTCGTCGGCGAGGCCGGAGACGGCGCCCAGGCCGTCGAGCTCGCCCGGGAGCACCGGCCGGACCTGGTGATCCTGGACGTGAAGATGCCCGTCCTCGACGGCATCTCCGCGGCGGAGAAGATCGCGCAGGAGTCGATCGCGCCCGTCCTCATGCTCACCGCGTTCTCGCAGCGCGACCTGGTGGAGCGGGCGCGGGACGCCGGCGCCATGGCGTACCTCGTGAAGCCGTTCAGCAAGAGCGACGTGGTGCCGGCCATCGAGATGGCCGTCTCCCGCTTCGCGGAGCTGAGGGCGCTGGAGAAGGAGGTCGCGGACCTCGCGCAGCGGCTGGAGACCCGGAAGCTGGTGGACCGCGCGAAGAGCATCCTGCAGACGCAGTACGGGCTGACCGAGCCCGCCGCGTTCCGCTGGATCCAGAAGACCTCCATGGATCGCCGTATGTCGATGCAGCAGGTCGCCGAGGCGGTCATCGAGGACGCCGAGGAGAAGAAGGCGGCGAAGGGCCAGTAACGCAGGGCCCGTTGACCGAAGCGGCCGTCGTACGGCCCGCGTACGGCCCCCGGTGAGGTGGTCAGCTCCGTTCGGAGCGGCTACCGGCCGGGGGTTTCGTGTTTCTTCGCAGCTCAGAGGTGGTTTTCGGTCGTGCCGTCGCTGCTTGCGAAGATCATTTACGGTGCGCCGGGATCCTGTGCATCTTTAGCGGATTGTCCGCTCACCGGTAAGGAGTGTTCTGTTTCCGGCGCATGACCCAGGTCACAGGGCGATCACACATCGCCCGGTCACCTATCGGGAGACCCGAACAGACGATTACATTCCCCGCACACCGCACGGACAAGCGGTGTCATGTGAGGAAGTTGTCGAACTTCCCGCTCACACAAGATCGTTCGGGCGGCTCCAGGGAGTGCGTTGTGCTGAACAAGACCATCGTGAAGCTTGCGATACCGCTGGCTGTGGGCGCTCTGGCGTTGACCGCGTGCAGCTCGGATTCCGGCGGCGGCGGCGACACGCTGAAGATCGCTTTCCAGGGCCCGCTCTCCGGTGACAACGTCGCACTCGGCGAGAACATGCAGAACGGCGTGAAGCTGGCCATCGACCAGGCCAACGCCAAGGGCGACCTGGGCGTGAAGCTGGAATACGTCGCCGCCGACGACCAGGGCCTGCCGGACAAGGCGACCGCCGCGGCGCAGAAGGTCATCGACGACGAGAGCATCGTCGCCGTCGTCGGCCCCGCCTTCTCGGGCCCCACGAACACGTCGTCCCCGCTGTACACCGAGGCCGGCATGGTCACGGTGTCGCCCTCGGCGACCAACCCGACCCTGACCGACCCGAAGAACGGCTTCAAGAGCCTCCTGCGCGGTGTCCCGAACGACAACCAGCAGGGCGCGGCCATGGCGACCTACTACGCCAAGAAGCTGAAGGCCAAGAAGGTCTACCTGATCGACGACAAGACCGACTACGGCACCGGTCTGGCGGGTGTGGCCGAGAAGGGCCTCAAGGACGCCGGCATCCAGGTGGTCCGCAAGGCCGTCCCGCAGAAGACGCCGGACTACAGCGCCACCGCCAAGGACGTCGTCAACTCCAAGGCCGACGCGCTGATCTACGCCGGCTACTACCAGGACGCCGCGCCCTTCGCCAAGAAGCTGAAGGACGCCGGCTACAAGGGTGCGGCCATCTCCGGTGACGGCACCAACGACGCCAAGTTCATCGAGCTGGCGGGCGACGCCTCCGAGGGCTGGTTCCTGACCTGCCCGTGCACCGACGCCACCGTCGAGGCCGGCACGAAGAAGTTCACGGCGGACTACCAGAAGGCGTTCAACCGGGCCCCGGGCACCTACTCGGCCGAGGCCTACGACATCGCCAACATGATCATCGAGCAGATCCGGGCGAAGAAGGGCGACGTCGAGCGCGAGGCGCTGCGCGACGCGCTCGCCAAGGCGACGTACAAGGGCCTCACCAAGTCGTTCTCCTTCGACGAGAACGGTGAGTTCAAGGGCACGGACGTCTACCTGTACCAGGTCAAGGGCGGCAAGATCGGCTACCTGGGCAACGTCAACCAGCTGGCCGGCTGAGGCAGACCGAAGCGGCTCGAAAGCCAGGTGAACGGGGGTCGGGAGGGACAGCTTCTCCCGGCCCCCGTCCCGCACCGGGACCCCTCCCCGGTTCCCGGCCTCCGCTGATCCGCCGATCCACACGTTCCGCCCGCGGGCTGCCCCTCCTGCCACGAGCGCAGTGGTCCCGCCCCGCTCCCACAAGGAAGTCTCTTCCATGTCCCTTCAGGAATTCTGGGACTATCTCGTCCTAGGGGTGATGCTCGGCTCTCTGTACGCCGTCATCGCCATCGGTTACACCCTTGTCTACGGTGTTCTCCAGCTCATCAACTTCGCCCACAGCGAGGTTTTCATGCTGGGCGCCTACGGCAGTCTGATCGTGCTCCAGCTGGTCAATCCGGGGGACACCCCCTCGGCTCTCGCATCGATCGGATTCGTCGCCCTCGCCATGGCCGGCTCGGCCCTTTTCGGCGGAGTCACGGCGTACGGCCTGGAAAAGGTCGCCTATCGGCCGCTGCGCCGGCGCGGCGCACCCCGCCTGATCTTCCTCATCACCGCCATCGGCGCCTCCTTCTTCCTGTACAACCTGGCGGGCAAGCTGTTCGGCCGTGACCCGATGACGCTGCCGGAGATGTACGAGAACAGGAATGTGTTCTCCCTCTTCGGCGCCGGCGTGAACATCACCCAGCTGCTGCAGTTCGTGACGGCCGTCGTCATGATGATCGGCCTCGACCTGCTGGTCACCAAGACCAAGCTGGGCAAGGGAATCCGCGCCGTCGCACAGGACGCGGAAGTCGCCTCGCTCATGGGCGTGGACATCGACCGGGTCATCTCCCGGACCTTCATCATCGGCGGTGTGCTGGGCGGTGTGGCGGGCTTCCTGTTCGCCAACCTCAACCAGGTCTCGTACACGATGGGCTTCATCCCCGGCATCACCGCGTTCGCCGCGGCCGTCGTGGGCGGCATCGGCAACATCCGCGGCGCGATGGCCGGCGGTGTGCTGATCGGTGTGGTGGAGACGATGACGGTGCCGCTGCTCGGCGACGAGTGGCGCAGCGTCTCCGCGATGGTGGTTCTGATTCTCGTGCTGATGTTCCGTCCGATGGGCATCCTCGGCAAGCAAGTGGGGAGGGCGGCATGAGCGCGGTCGATTCCTCGAAGGACATGACGTCCGCGGCGAGCAAGCTGCGTCGTACGGCCTGGTACCAGCAGCCCCGGTTCACCCGGCTCTGGGCGATGGTGGCGCTCGGTGTGCTGCTGGCGCTGGTCACCGGCGAGCAGGGCAACACCCGGGACATCTTCTTCTCGCTCAAGGGCTCGCTGACCGGTGGCGGGCTGTGGATCTGCCTCGCCGTCACCGTCGGCATCTGGGCGGTGCGCGAGTTCGCGGCCGAGCCGGTCAAGGGCCTGGTGGGCATGGCCAAGTCGGGCGTCGGCGGGCCGATGGACGCCGTCCGCACCCGGGTACAGGCCGACCCGCGACTGCGCTGGGGCCTGATCGTGCTGGCCCTGGTGCTGGCGCTGTGGGTGCCGTCGCTGCTCTCGCGGACCTGGCAGACGGTCCTCGTGGACCAGATCGCCATCTTCGCCCTGCTGGCGATCGGCCTGAACGTGGTCATCGGCTGGGCCGGCCTCCTCGACCTGGGCTTCTTCGCCTTCTTCGCGGTGGGCGCCTACTCGACGGCCTTCTGGACGGGCCGCCTCCCGGTCGAACCGCCGGTGGTCCTCAACAACTTCTGGGTCATCCCGATCGCGGTCGTGACCTGTCTGATCACGGGTGTCCTGCTGGGCGCCCCGACCCTGCGGCTGCGCGGTGACTACCTCGCGATCGTGACCCTCGGCTTCCACGAGATCATCTACCTGGTCGCCAAGAACGCGGACGGCATCACGGGCGGTCCGCAGGGCGCCCGGCTCATCCCGGACTTCTCGATCGACTTCGCGGGCATCGACTTCAAGTGGTCCATCAAGCCACTGCCGTACTGGTACCTGCTGGTGTTCTTCATCGTGCTGGTGATCATCCTCTTCTCGCGCCTCGAACACTCCCGCGTGGGCCGTGCCTGGACGGCGATCCGCGAGGACGAGATCGCCGCGGCCGCCAACGGTGTCGACACCGTGCGGTTCAAGCTGATGGCCTTCGCGATCGGCGCGTCGACGTCGGGCGTCGCGGGCGTGATCTTCACCAGCAAGTACGGGTACATCAACCCCGAGGTCTTCCCGCTCCTCCAGTCGATCCTGATCCTCGCGTACGTGATCTTCGGCGGAATGGGATCCATCCCGGGCGTGCTCGCCGGTGCGGCACTGCTGGTGTGGCTGCCCGAGGCGCTGAAGGACTATGTGGACCCGGCGGACCGGTACATGTACCTGGGCGCCCTCCTCGTGATCATGATGATTTACCGCCGCAGGGCATCTGGCCCTCTCGCCGTCGACAGCGCGAGCTGAAGATGGCCGAGG is a window encoding:
- the pyk gene encoding pyruvate kinase; this encodes MRRAKIVCTLGPATHTYDQIKALVEAGMDIARLNLSHGSYADHEERYARVRKAAEETGRSVGVLADLQGPKIRLGRFREGPVLLERGDTFTITTEPTEGDRHHCGTTYAGLAADVTPGERVLVDDGRVALRVTEVDGPRVRTTVLEGGMVSDNKGLNLPGVAVSVPALSEKDVEDLRWALRTGADIIALSFVRSGRDVEDVHRVMDEEGRRVPVIAKIEKPQAVSAVDDIVAAFDGIMVARGDLGVEMPLEQVPIVQKRAIKLARRNAKPVIVATQMLDSMIDNSRPTRAEASDVANAVIDGTDAVMLSGETSVGRYPMETVRTMSRIVEAAEEDVLAKGLPPLTDRNKPRTQGGAVARAAAEMGDFLGAKFLVAFTQSGDTARRLSRYRSPIPLLAFTPDPATRSQLNLTWGVETFLGPHVESTDAMVAQVDDHLLKIGRCQKGDIVIITAGSPPGVPGSTNLVRVHHIGDPVR
- a CDS encoding lysine N(6)-hydroxylase/L-ornithine N(5)-oxygenase family protein; this translates as MTGTGTPPQQPEQPLDLIGIGIGPSNLSLAALAHGVPGGLATAFYEQRPAFEWHPGLLIEGTTLQAPFLADLVTLADPTSPWSFLNYLRGRDRLFPFYFAQRLHTHRAEYDAYCRWVADHLPGLHFGHQVDSVRWNAELDLFEVDYTQLDADGEAEALGRVHTRHIALGVGTEPYVPEPLKPLVEAPAVPVLHSADYLAHRERLLAADHVTVIGSGQSGAEVFLDLLRTRPPGREKIHWLTRSEAFAPAEHSKLGLEHFTPDYSRYFQALPEHVRNDLVPQQWQLHRAIDAGTIAAIHDELYRRTLHGGWPDAVLTPGVRVRTAGRLATTKVELHLEHLQQGTRSRLTTDAVVLATGYRERPLHRVLAALDPYMRRDSKERPRIDDHHRLVLDPSVTGSVYVQNAETHTHGVGAPGHGLTAWRSATVLNHLTGKQPYPLPDRTAFTSFGLERREPPRIPTQGRTLTPLEQQV
- a CDS encoding SIMPL domain-containing protein, which gives rise to MATPTPEAPHITVRGEARVEAEPETARIGVTLTARGTDRRATLDDLTRRNDAALALIQQYDEAVESLETGAFSLTPELTRRNRGERVHAYHGTVHLAATLHDFTALGELTTRLADLDLTRVDGPWWALRPTSPAYARARREAVEDAVQRARTYARALGTDLDALLELNDTAADMPVPFGGAAPRMAFAAEAAEAAPPLALEPQRQTVVAHIDARFTLHPPTL
- a CDS encoding branched-chain amino acid ABC transporter permease; translated protein: MSLQEFWDYLVLGVMLGSLYAVIAIGYTLVYGVLQLINFAHSEVFMLGAYGSLIVLQLVNPGDTPSALASIGFVALAMAGSALFGGVTAYGLEKVAYRPLRRRGAPRLIFLITAIGASFFLYNLAGKLFGRDPMTLPEMYENRNVFSLFGAGVNITQLLQFVTAVVMMIGLDLLVTKTKLGKGIRAVAQDAEVASLMGVDIDRVISRTFIIGGVLGGVAGFLFANLNQVSYTMGFIPGITAFAAAVVGGIGNIRGAMAGGVLIGVVETMTVPLLGDEWRSVSAMVVLILVLMFRPMGILGKQVGRAA
- a CDS encoding branched-chain amino acid ABC transporter substrate-binding protein — encoded protein: MLNKTIVKLAIPLAVGALALTACSSDSGGGGDTLKIAFQGPLSGDNVALGENMQNGVKLAIDQANAKGDLGVKLEYVAADDQGLPDKATAAAQKVIDDESIVAVVGPAFSGPTNTSSPLYTEAGMVTVSPSATNPTLTDPKNGFKSLLRGVPNDNQQGAAMATYYAKKLKAKKVYLIDDKTDYGTGLAGVAEKGLKDAGIQVVRKAVPQKTPDYSATAKDVVNSKADALIYAGYYQDAAPFAKKLKDAGYKGAAISGDGTNDAKFIELAGDASEGWFLTCPCTDATVEAGTKKFTADYQKAFNRAPGTYSAEAYDIANMIIEQIRAKKGDVEREALRDALAKATYKGLTKSFSFDENGEFKGTDVYLYQVKGGKIGYLGNVNQLAG
- a CDS encoding ANTAR domain-containing response regulator, which produces MTAPESPQQPVADDDKSHVPPLTTRVVIAEDEALIRLDLKEMLEEEGYTVVGEAGDGAQAVELAREHRPDLVILDVKMPVLDGISAAEKIAQESIAPVLMLTAFSQRDLVERARDAGAMAYLVKPFSKSDVVPAIEMAVSRFAELRALEKEVADLAQRLETRKLVDRAKSILQTQYGLTEPAAFRWIQKTSMDRRMSMQQVAEAVIEDAEEKKAAKGQ
- a CDS encoding bifunctional metallophosphatase/5'-nucleotidase, whose translation is MALNRRGFLGRSAAVGAGVAVAGGVAAATPAAAVAPEAARAPKRYSFTVMGTTDLHGNVFNWDYFTNREFDDKAHNDVGLAKISTLVNQVRAERGPRNTLLIDAGDTIQGTQLSYYYAKVDPITAEAGPVHPMAQAMNAIGYDAAALGNHEFNYGIPVLRKFEEQCDFPLLGANALDAKTLRPAFPPYSMHRLRTPCGRDVRVAVLGLTNPGIAIWDKANVAGKMVFPGLEEQAAHWVPKLRSMGADVVIVSAHSGSSGTSSYGDQLPYIENAAALVAEQVPGIDAILVGHAHTEIPEYRVANKQTGKEVVLSEPLKWGQRLTLFDIDVVWSKGRWVVEKVGAQVLNSNTVEEDPEIVKLLADEHEKVVAYVNQVIGTSPVVMSTAQAPWRDEPIIDLINHVQAETVKTALAGGAYAALPVLSQASCFSRTAAIPAGKITIRDAAGLYPFENTLEARLMTGAQLKEYLEYSAKYYVRTPKDAAVDTAKLTNADGTPDYNYDAVYGLTYDIDIAQPVGSRIVNLSFGGAPVDPAAEFVLAVNNYRANGGGAFPHVASAKQLWANSDEIRNTIIQWVQAKGALDPAEFASVGWRLTREGVPVF
- a CDS encoding branched-chain amino acid ABC transporter permease; the protein is MSAVDSSKDMTSAASKLRRTAWYQQPRFTRLWAMVALGVLLALVTGEQGNTRDIFFSLKGSLTGGGLWICLAVTVGIWAVREFAAEPVKGLVGMAKSGVGGPMDAVRTRVQADPRLRWGLIVLALVLALWVPSLLSRTWQTVLVDQIAIFALLAIGLNVVIGWAGLLDLGFFAFFAVGAYSTAFWTGRLPVEPPVVLNNFWVIPIAVVTCLITGVLLGAPTLRLRGDYLAIVTLGFHEIIYLVAKNADGITGGPQGARLIPDFSIDFAGIDFKWSIKPLPYWYLLVFFIVLVIILFSRLEHSRVGRAWTAIREDEIAAAANGVDTVRFKLMAFAIGASTSGVAGVIFTSKYGYINPEVFPLLQSILILAYVIFGGMGSIPGVLAGAALLVWLPEALKDYVDPADRYMYLGALLVIMMIYRRRASGPLAVDSAS